A portion of the Prosthecobacter fusiformis genome contains these proteins:
- a CDS encoding putative Ig domain-containing protein: protein MSQSIRFTDDRRSRFGRMRLSSWMGVLAFGFIMLMAGEMAAQTSDFGDYNGFSSASSTRNSNLRIGATVDAESSAQTNSTATGDDNNGSDDEDGVTLPVSVQRGQTGSIQVVVTNTRGSTSYLYAWIDWNNNGSLTDSGEQVGARTTISNGTSNSTKTISFTVPQTATLGTVGLRVRLTSSSSTTSTGSSGSGEVEDYLINVTTNLSVGNLVWNDVNDNGLFDSGESGINNVLIELWSPGGDNAIGGSGNNADTKVATTTTANGGAYTFTNLTAGRYFVKVPTPPLSRTSLVVDSSDNGQDLDNDASQPGGSGTAAYSGVFQLAAGTEPGSTGTGNADNTIDFGFVANVGAPFVCDNRFYIMQNVETSPGSGNWDTTLNYIDSDQSLVPIFVFNGKKLNGLVAYGGYLYCVDQNGGNLYRINALGVLVDMGGIEGLPNSPTDGQWGGGTALTSGQMIINRFTFSNSRTTLYTIDLGSASLVGSPVVTKYSNTGANTTGNFGDIVWDPLTDKIYGYNTNDSSNLGLFEINPVTGVCTRVASSFLSTFGSLTIDANGLAYGYGSQSSSTAQDTLYLFNRTNGVLNGTVTTVGTGPTVTNSDGAACPGAAPSMKIGNAVWQDTNNNGLKDSGEPGIDGVQLRLFLGGENPLTATPVATTTSAGGGVYSFNDLSPGQYFVYIPTPPASFPLSSTTTDTADNTDDNDDNGTQTTQGQPVRSPLISLGAGTEPTNDGDSDSNTNLTIDFGFLACPTISLSSSQPNAIINTAYSHTFTASGGSSPYTWSLVSGTLPAGLSLSSAGVLSGTPTAVNGAGVSVTLRATDAFGCQASAARTIVVQAISDFGDYSSFPSASSTVNSNLRIGALVDAEASATTNTSATGDDNTGSDDEDGVVVPAGLEQGTASSLTVTVTNALGSTAYLNVWIDFNRNGSLADSGEQVASNVVVANGSSNSARTVNFNIPANASLGTTAVRARLTSVSSPGPDGVDGTGEVEDHGTTIIVPFLDFGDFSGFGSASTTASTTLRMGTLVDAESSATTNAAATGDDITGSDDEDGVTMPAGIEVGKTVTIPVSVVNTTGAAAYLHSWIDFNNDGVLNDAVVSSGGERLEPARAITGANRGSILREWWLGINGTIITDLTNHATYPNSPTGSDQRTSFEAPVDWADNMGQRMRGWVYPPVTGSYTFWVAGDDETKLFLSTDSTPANATLIANVPGWTSSRAWTTYTQQKSVTITLQAGTPYYIEGLMKEGGGGDSLAVAWEIPGTGSGPVIIDGSYLAPWTADGAFLASQDVTFTVPLNASVGTGRGVRFRLSNSASTLATGVASLGEVEDYIVEIQAPAMDFGDWDGAADASSTASNNLRLGATVDTEFSSTRNATATGDDNTGSDDEDGVTLPASLNLGASANVSATITNNSGSTAYVNAWVDFNGNGSFTDSGEQIVTNSSVTTGSNAVVRSLSFTTPNTAKPGVRGARVRLTSGQNPGATGASGTGEVEDYVVTINCPILSLSPATLTTPVVGSAYSQTFTANGGTSPYTFTVSSGSLPAGLSLSSGGLLNGTPTNTTAVNFNITVVDVNGCSITNSYSVSPVCPVIAISPSSVPIPAVGTPYNQTLTGSGGSAPYTYTISAGSLPQGLTLNSSNGNISGTVSQAGAVSFVLRVTDFYGCIATQSYSYTPTCPTISLTPTSVPAGAVGTAYSQTLTASGGVGPYTYTISSGTLPAGLALNSSSGAITGTPTTSNGAGVGFVVRAADSRGCAGTRAYTMKICPVIALSPTTLAAATVGTSYSQTITASGGATAYTFSLSSGSLPTGLSLNASTGVISGTPSNTTSASFVVSVSDANACIGTRSYTLAPTCPAMTLTPTTLPAGSAGSAYSQSLTATGGSTPYAWSISSGSLPNGLTLTSSGVITGTPSSGNGAGSTFTVTVTDTFGCTVSRSYTVKICPIVTVSPSTLTNPIVGTNYSATVSGSGGASPSTLDVSSGSLPAGLSLNASSGQISGIPTSSAAANFIIRATDANGCIGTRAYSVTPTCPTISLNPGTLSETNVGTSYSQTISASNGTQPYTFTVINGALPTGLQINSSTGAITGIPTQPGTFNFSLQVTDTYGCSVTRAYSHLVTCRTISVNPGTLSDTNVGTSYSQTISASNGNQPYTFSVSSGTLTPGLTLNSSSGAITGNPTQAGTFNFTVAVTDAYGCSVTQAYTQSVTCRVISLNPSTLTSTTVGASYNQTISATNGNQPYTFSISSGSLPPGLTLNSSSGNISGAVTQAGTFSFTLLVTDAYGCTISRAYSISASCTTVTITPSSFPAATVGSSYSQTVTASGGTAPYTYSISSGSLPAGLSLSTGGSVTGTPTSTTQASFVVRAQDANGCAGTRAYVLTPGCAAVSITTATLPFGYLNSAYTTTLAASSGVAPYTWTLSSGTLHNGLTLSTAGVISGTPITLGSRTVTVRVADANGCATTRSLTLTVKSMSLGNLVWLDSNNNGLKETDETGVAGATVQLFTPGTDNAIGGSGGAADTQVGASVVTSSTGVYLFTNLLPGNYYVRVTAPAGYTHSGGTPATTDNNVDGNNDGSQPGGIGTPLFSPIISLQPGAESITDGDADADSNLTVDFGLWAPLAVGNRIFMDINGDDVMNPNEGIEYAFVQIFNAGADVNNDEAVSAAITDENGRYLITGLNPGSYFLHLASIQFESGGVLQWAKPLANVVPGDDDVGQNLLFNDNPIVNGASTAVFTLIPGQLAAGTAESGSEGMADDEGVDANTDLTYDLGLVCLDCSSFASTMSDGNSFSMVGRSMSAPPEEPSTTFAGWQSENDLSGANAPLDNPDADFYPNLLEYALGTDPADGSSGAGRFRIELQPATGATDVVVNLAASGRPDIVVTLETSLDAREWTTSRVTAQTSYDKQGEPIQRYAGVDSTVFAGAARGLVRLKVALDADLNGSPEATAVTPAWMFSREAFPPGTRSFSMPLEQPELYVGIVARREGDQSLSLTGLSGISLDAPMILEILDGKQAGQRLTVTALDGSLVTTAEALPAELAGERVALRSAWTLDQLLPADLFVSGATAETADRVLYYDSASNGFVTAWLSASGWIGTDKKSPLLLPGQAVLVQARTQEVTVLQAGQVPQFTAPLLPQSGTRFIASQQVLERSPADLNLTTAAGFPAGAEPASATRLRLWKVDQGTDETGYDNLYLRLSSPASQWLREGDPSGQDLTDEDLLKPFHGFFLVQPE from the coding sequence ATGAGTCAAAGCATCCGTTTCACAGATGACCGCCGCAGCCGTTTTGGACGGATGCGGCTTTCGTCTTGGATGGGGGTGCTGGCCTTCGGATTTATTATGTTGATGGCGGGTGAGATGGCGGCGCAGACATCTGATTTTGGTGACTACAACGGCTTCAGCAGTGCCAGCAGCACTCGCAATTCGAACTTGAGGATCGGCGCTACGGTCGATGCTGAATCATCTGCGCAGACAAATTCCACGGCTACGGGAGATGATAACAATGGCTCTGACGATGAAGATGGCGTGACCTTGCCTGTCAGTGTGCAGCGCGGCCAGACGGGTTCCATTCAAGTGGTGGTGACGAATACGCGCGGCAGCACGTCTTACCTGTATGCCTGGATCGATTGGAATAACAATGGATCACTCACGGATTCCGGTGAGCAGGTCGGGGCGCGGACGACAATCAGCAACGGCACGTCGAACTCCACTAAAACGATCAGCTTTACTGTTCCTCAAACCGCCACATTGGGCACTGTCGGGTTGCGTGTCCGCCTCACGTCCAGTTCCAGCACCACATCCACAGGCAGCTCTGGCTCTGGGGAGGTGGAGGATTACCTGATCAATGTGACGACGAATCTGAGCGTCGGCAATCTGGTCTGGAATGATGTCAACGACAACGGCCTCTTTGACTCTGGAGAAAGCGGCATCAACAACGTACTGATCGAGCTATGGTCACCTGGGGGGGATAATGCCATTGGCGGGTCAGGGAACAATGCGGATACGAAAGTCGCCACCACCACCACGGCCAATGGTGGTGCCTATACCTTCACGAATCTGACGGCAGGGCGCTACTTTGTGAAAGTGCCGACTCCGCCTTTGTCCAGGACCAGCTTGGTGGTGGATTCCTCGGACAATGGTCAAGATCTAGACAATGATGCGTCTCAGCCGGGCGGGTCCGGGACGGCGGCGTATAGCGGCGTTTTCCAACTGGCAGCGGGCACGGAGCCTGGGTCCACCGGCACGGGCAATGCGGACAACACCATCGACTTTGGTTTCGTGGCCAACGTGGGCGCACCGTTTGTTTGCGATAATCGCTTTTACATCATGCAGAACGTGGAGACCAGCCCTGGATCAGGGAACTGGGACACCACGCTCAATTACATTGATTCGGACCAGTCATTGGTGCCCATTTTCGTCTTCAATGGAAAGAAGCTCAACGGTCTGGTGGCTTACGGCGGTTACCTTTATTGTGTGGACCAGAACGGTGGCAATCTTTACCGCATCAATGCGTTAGGCGTGCTTGTGGACATGGGCGGGATCGAGGGGCTGCCGAATTCTCCCACGGATGGCCAGTGGGGCGGTGGCACGGCTTTGACCTCGGGCCAGATGATCATCAACCGTTTTACCTTCAGCAATTCCAGGACGACACTCTATACGATTGATCTCGGCTCCGCCTCCCTGGTCGGCAGTCCGGTCGTCACCAAATACTCCAACACGGGAGCGAATACGACGGGGAACTTTGGGGACATCGTTTGGGATCCGCTGACGGATAAAATTTACGGTTACAATACGAATGACTCCAGCAACCTGGGGCTCTTTGAGATCAATCCGGTCACAGGTGTTTGTACACGGGTGGCTTCCTCCTTTTTATCCACCTTTGGTTCCCTGACCATTGATGCCAACGGCCTGGCCTACGGCTACGGTAGCCAGAGCAGCTCCACGGCCCAGGATACCCTTTATCTATTTAACCGAACCAACGGTGTGCTGAACGGCACGGTGACCACCGTCGGCACCGGGCCCACGGTGACCAACTCTGACGGTGCTGCCTGCCCTGGGGCTGCGCCTTCCATGAAGATCGGCAACGCAGTTTGGCAGGATACAAATAACAACGGCCTGAAAGACAGTGGCGAGCCAGGAATCGATGGCGTCCAGTTGCGGCTCTTTTTAGGGGGTGAAAATCCGCTGACGGCCACACCGGTTGCTACGACCACCAGCGCTGGCGGTGGTGTCTATTCCTTCAATGATCTCTCTCCCGGACAGTACTTCGTTTATATCCCCACACCGCCCGCGTCATTTCCGCTGAGCAGCACGACCACGGATACGGCGGACAATACGGATGACAATGATGACAACGGCACCCAGACCACCCAGGGGCAGCCAGTACGCAGTCCTCTTATCTCCCTCGGAGCCGGGACGGAGCCGACCAATGATGGTGATAGCGACAGCAATACCAACCTGACGATTGACTTCGGTTTCCTTGCCTGTCCCACGATATCCCTCAGTTCTTCTCAGCCGAATGCGATCATCAATACGGCCTATAGCCATACTTTTACGGCCAGCGGCGGCAGCAGCCCTTATACTTGGTCATTGGTCAGCGGTACGCTGCCAGCCGGGCTTAGCCTCAGCAGCGCAGGCGTTCTGAGCGGCACCCCGACAGCAGTCAATGGAGCAGGCGTCTCTGTGACTCTCCGGGCCACGGATGCCTTCGGCTGCCAAGCCAGTGCGGCCAGGACGATTGTGGTGCAGGCCATCTCGGATTTCGGGGACTATTCGTCTTTCCCCAGTGCCTCCAGCACAGTGAATAGCAATCTGCGCATCGGTGCGCTGGTGGATGCAGAAGCGTCCGCGACGACCAATACCTCCGCCACGGGGGATGACAACACGGGCAGTGACGATGAGGATGGTGTGGTGGTGCCTGCCGGTCTGGAACAGGGCACCGCCAGCAGCCTAACCGTCACGGTGACGAATGCCCTCGGCTCCACAGCCTATCTGAATGTGTGGATCGACTTCAATCGCAACGGCAGTTTGGCGGACTCGGGAGAGCAGGTCGCTTCCAATGTGGTTGTGGCCAATGGCTCGTCCAATTCTGCCAGAACGGTTAACTTCAATATTCCAGCCAATGCATCGCTGGGCACTACGGCGGTGAGGGCGCGCCTCACCAGTGTGAGCAGTCCAGGGCCTGATGGTGTGGATGGAACGGGGGAGGTGGAGGATCATGGCACCACCATCATTGTGCCGTTCTTGGACTTCGGGGACTTTTCAGGGTTTGGCAGTGCTTCCACCACGGCCAGCACCACCCTGCGGATGGGAACACTGGTGGATGCTGAAAGCAGCGCCACCACGAATGCCGCCGCTACAGGGGATGACATCACTGGCAGCGATGATGAAGATGGCGTCACCATGCCTGCGGGGATTGAAGTGGGGAAAACGGTGACGATTCCAGTATCAGTAGTGAATACCACCGGCGCGGCTGCTTATCTGCATAGCTGGATCGATTTCAACAATGATGGCGTGCTCAATGATGCTGTGGTGAGCAGCGGAGGCGAGCGTCTGGAACCAGCACGGGCCATCACGGGGGCGAATAGAGGCTCCATCCTCCGGGAGTGGTGGCTGGGCATCAATGGCACCATCATTACCGACCTGACCAACCACGCGACCTATCCGAACAGCCCGACGGGATCCGACCAGCGGACCAGCTTTGAAGCGCCGGTGGACTGGGCAGATAACATGGGCCAGCGGATGCGTGGCTGGGTCTATCCGCCGGTCACCGGCAGCTATACTTTCTGGGTAGCTGGGGATGATGAAACGAAGCTGTTTCTCAGCACAGATTCCACCCCGGCCAATGCCACGCTCATTGCCAATGTGCCGGGCTGGACCTCCTCCCGTGCATGGACCACATACACGCAGCAGAAGTCCGTGACCATCACGCTGCAAGCGGGGACACCTTATTACATTGAGGGACTGATGAAAGAAGGCGGCGGCGGGGACAGCCTGGCGGTGGCATGGGAGATCCCGGGCACAGGTTCCGGGCCGGTAATCATTGATGGCAGTTACCTCGCTCCATGGACGGCTGACGGGGCTTTCCTGGCCAGCCAGGACGTCACTTTCACCGTGCCCTTGAATGCCAGCGTGGGCACTGGGCGCGGGGTGCGTTTCCGCCTCAGCAACAGTGCATCCACCCTGGCGACAGGTGTGGCATCACTGGGGGAAGTGGAGGATTACATCGTGGAAATCCAGGCTCCTGCGATGGACTTTGGAGACTGGGATGGTGCGGCGGATGCCTCCAGCACGGCCAGCAATAACCTGCGCTTGGGGGCAACGGTGGATACTGAATTTTCCTCCACCCGCAATGCCACCGCCACGGGGGATGACAACACGGGCAGTGACGATGAGGATGGCGTGACCCTCCCCGCCAGCTTGAATCTGGGAGCCTCGGCCAATGTTTCTGCCACCATCACCAACAACTCTGGATCCACGGCTTATGTGAATGCCTGGGTGGACTTCAATGGCAATGGCAGCTTCACGGATTCTGGCGAGCAGATCGTGACGAATAGCTCGGTCACTACCGGCTCAAACGCCGTCGTGCGCAGCCTGAGCTTCACCACTCCGAATACGGCCAAGCCGGGCGTGCGCGGTGCGCGTGTGCGCCTGACCAGTGGGCAAAATCCAGGGGCGACAGGTGCTTCGGGTACGGGGGAAGTGGAAGACTATGTGGTGACAATAAATTGCCCTATTCTCTCTCTCAGCCCCGCCACCCTGACCACGCCGGTGGTGGGCAGCGCCTATAGCCAGACTTTCACGGCCAATGGAGGCACCTCTCCTTATACCTTCACCGTCTCCAGCGGCAGTCTGCCCGCGGGCCTGAGCCTCAGCAGCGGTGGATTACTGAACGGCACGCCGACGAATACCACCGCCGTGAATTTCAACATCACGGTTGTGGATGTGAATGGTTGCTCCATCACCAATTCGTATTCCGTCAGTCCCGTCTGCCCGGTCATTGCCATCAGTCCCTCTTCCGTGCCTATCCCGGCTGTCGGCACGCCCTATAACCAGACCCTGACGGGATCGGGTGGCTCAGCTCCTTACACTTATACCATCAGTGCAGGATCTCTGCCTCAGGGGCTAACGCTGAATAGCAGCAACGGCAATATCAGCGGCACGGTCAGCCAGGCGGGCGCGGTGTCCTTTGTCCTGCGGGTCACCGATTTCTATGGGTGCATCGCCACGCAAAGTTACTCTTACACACCGACCTGCCCGACCATCAGCCTCACTCCCACCTCGGTGCCAGCCGGGGCTGTGGGCACCGCGTATAGCCAGACGCTGACAGCTTCCGGCGGGGTCGGGCCTTATACCTATACGATCAGCTCCGGCACCTTACCCGCTGGGCTGGCGCTGAATAGCAGCTCCGGGGCCATTACCGGCACGCCGACAACCTCGAACGGCGCAGGTGTCGGTTTTGTGGTGCGCGCAGCGGATTCCCGCGGTTGTGCGGGCACACGGGCTTATACCATGAAGATCTGTCCGGTCATCGCGCTCTCGCCCACGACTCTCGCGGCTGCGACGGTCGGCACCAGCTACAGCCAGACCATCACCGCCTCCGGTGGTGCTACAGCTTATACCTTCAGCCTTTCCAGCGGCAGCCTGCCTACCGGCCTCAGCCTGAATGCCAGCACGGGTGTCATCAGCGGCACTCCCTCCAATACCACCTCCGCCAGCTTTGTGGTGAGTGTCTCGGATGCCAATGCCTGCATCGGTACTCGCAGTTATACTCTGGCACCCACTTGCCCGGCCATGACGCTGACACCCACGACCCTGCCCGCAGGCTCGGCGGGCAGTGCCTATTCGCAATCGCTGACGGCCACCGGGGGCAGCACCCCGTATGCCTGGTCCATCTCCAGCGGCAGCTTGCCAAATGGGCTGACTCTCACCAGCTCTGGAGTCATCACCGGCACGCCTTCCTCCGGCAATGGCGCAGGCTCCACCTTTACCGTCACCGTCACGGATACCTTCGGTTGTACAGTTTCACGCAGCTACACGGTGAAAATCTGCCCCATCGTGACAGTCAGCCCGAGCACTCTGACGAACCCCATCGTGGGCACGAATTATAGCGCGACGGTTTCCGGCTCTGGCGGGGCGTCTCCTTCTACCCTGGATGTCTCTTCAGGGAGCCTGCCTGCGGGATTGAGTCTGAATGCCAGCTCGGGTCAGATCTCCGGCATTCCCACCAGCAGTGCGGCTGCGAATTTCATCATCCGCGCCACGGATGCGAATGGCTGTATCGGCACGCGCGCTTATTCAGTGACGCCTACCTGTCCCACCATCAGCCTGAACCCCGGCACCCTGTCTGAGACGAACGTTGGCACTTCTTATAGTCAGACCATTTCGGCCTCCAATGGCACTCAGCCTTATACTTTCACCGTCATCAACGGTGCCCTGCCCACAGGCCTTCAAATCAATAGCAGCACAGGGGCCATCACCGGTATCCCCACCCAGCCTGGCACCTTTAATTTCTCCCTTCAGGTCACGGATACCTATGGCTGCTCCGTCACGCGAGCATATTCACATTTGGTCACCTGCCGCACCATCAGCGTGAACCCCGGTACGCTTTCGGACACCAACGTTGGCACTTCTTATAGTCAGACCATTTCCGCGTCCAATGGCAACCAGCCATATACCTTCAGCGTCAGTTCTGGCACGCTGACTCCAGGACTGACACTGAACAGCAGCTCGGGAGCCATCACGGGAAACCCTACCCAGGCTGGCACATTTAACTTCACCGTGGCAGTCACGGATGCGTATGGCTGCTCTGTCACACAGGCATACACGCAGTCAGTCACCTGCCGTGTCATCAGCCTCAACCCCAGCACGCTGACTTCCACCACGGTCGGGGCTTCTTATAATCAGACCATTTCCGCCACCAATGGTAACCAGCCTTATACCTTCAGCATCAGCTCGGGCAGCCTGCCACCGGGGCTCACGCTCAATAGCAGCTCTGGAAATATCTCCGGTGCGGTGACCCAGGCGGGCACATTCAGCTTCACCCTGCTGGTCACGGATGCTTATGGCTGCACCATCTCGCGTGCGTATTCCATCAGCGCCAGTTGCACCACAGTCACCATTACTCCCAGCAGCTTCCCGGCAGCGACGGTGGGCAGCAGTTATAGCCAGACGGTCACGGCTTCCGGTGGCACGGCTCCTTATACTTACAGCATCAGCAGCGGCAGCCTGCCTGCGGGCCTTTCCCTGAGCACCGGCGGCTCCGTCACCGGCACGCCGACGAGCACCACGCAGGCCTCCTTTGTGGTGAGAGCGCAGGATGCCAATGGCTGCGCAGGCACCCGGGCCTATGTGCTCACGCCGGGCTGTGCCGCTGTCAGCATCACCACGGCCACCCTGCCTTTTGGTTACCTGAACAGCGCCTATACCACCACGCTCGCGGCTTCATCTGGCGTGGCTCCTTATACGTGGACCCTCAGCTCTGGCACCCTGCACAATGGCCTGACCCTGAGCACTGCGGGTGTCATCTCCGGCACTCCCATTACCCTGGGCAGCCGCACCGTCACGGTCCGTGTGGCAGATGCTAATGGCTGCGCCACCACGCGTTCCTTGACGCTGACGGTTAAATCCATGTCCTTGGGCAATCTGGTGTGGCTGGACAGCAACAATAACGGCCTCAAGGAAACGGATGAAACCGGCGTCGCGGGGGCCACCGTGCAGCTCTTTACCCCTGGCACGGACAATGCCATCGGCGGCTCCGGCGGTGCGGCGGATACCCAGGTGGGGGCCAGCGTTGTCACCTCCTCCACGGGTGTGTATCTGTTCACCAATCTGCTGCCGGGCAATTATTATGTGCGGGTGACTGCCCCCGCAGGTTATACCCATTCTGGCGGCACACCAGCCACGACGGATAACAATGTGGATGGCAACAATGATGGCTCCCAGCCCGGAGGCATCGGCACGCCTTTATTTAGCCCCATCATCTCCCTACAACCAGGTGCGGAATCCATCACCGATGGCGATGCGGATGCAGACAGCAACCTGACCGTGGACTTCGGCCTCTGGGCTCCCCTGGCGGTCGGCAACCGAATCTTCATGGACATCAATGGGGATGATGTGATGAACCCCAACGAAGGCATCGAATACGCCTTTGTACAGATCTTCAATGCCGGTGCGGATGTGAACAATGATGAAGCGGTGAGCGCTGCCATCACGGATGAAAATGGCCGCTACCTCATCACGGGCCTCAATCCTGGCTCCTACTTCCTGCACCTGGCTTCCATCCAGTTCGAAAGCGGCGGCGTGCTTCAGTGGGCCAAGCCTCTGGCCAATGTGGTGCCGGGCGATGATGACGTGGGTCAAAATCTCCTGTTCAATGACAACCCGATTGTCAATGGGGCCAGCACCGCTGTCTTTACCTTGATCCCAGGCCAGCTCGCCGCAGGCACGGCGGAGTCCGGCTCCGAAGGCATGGCGGATGATGAGGGCGTGGATGCCAATACGGATCTCACGTATGACCTGGGGCTGGTCTGTCTGGACTGCTCCAGCTTTGCCTCCACGATGAGCGACGGCAATTCTTTCTCCATGGTAGGCCGCAGCATGTCTGCACCGCCGGAGGAGCCTTCCACCACTTTTGCAGGCTGGCAGTCGGAAAATGACCTGTCCGGTGCCAATGCGCCACTGGACAATCCAGATGCGGATTTTTATCCGAACCTGCTCGAATATGCATTGGGCACAGACCCTGCGGATGGCAGCAGCGGTGCGGGCCGTTTCCGCATTGAACTCCAGCCTGCGACGGGTGCCACCGATGTGGTCGTGAACCTTGCAGCGAGTGGTCGCCCGGACATTGTGGTGACTTTGGAAACCAGCCTGGATGCGCGAGAGTGGACGACCTCTCGTGTCACCGCCCAGACCAGTTACGACAAGCAGGGTGAACCGATTCAACGTTATGCCGGAGTGGACAGCACCGTCTTCGCCGGAGCGGCACGCGGCCTCGTGAGGCTGAAAGTGGCCCTGGATGCCGACCTCAACGGCAGCCCCGAAGCCACCGCCGTGACGCCAGCCTGGATGTTCAGCCGCGAGGCTTTCCCACCCGGCACCCGCAGTTTCTCCATGCCCCTGGAGCAACCTGAACTTTATGTCGGCATCGTCGCCCGTCGCGAGGGGGACCAGTCACTGAGTTTGACCGGCCTTTCCGGCATCAGCCTGGATGCGCCCATGATCCTTGAGATCCTCGATGGCAAGCAAGCTGGCCAACGCCTGACTGTGACCGCCCTGGATGGCAGCCTCGTCACCACTGCTGAGGCCCTGCCTGCGGAACTGGCAGGTGAGCGCGTGGCTCTGCGCTCCGCCTGGACCCTGGACCAGCTCCTGCCTGCGGATCTTTTTGTGAGCGGAGCCACTGCGGAGACGGCAGACCGCGTGCTTTATTATGACTCCGCCTCCAATGGCTTTGTCACCGCCTGGCTCAGTGCCTCCGGCTGGATCGGGACGGATAAAAAATCGCCGCTCCTTCTCCCGGGTCAGGCCGTGCTGGTGCAGGCGCGCACGCAGGAAGTGACTGTGCTGCAGGCCGGCCAGGTGCCCCAATTCACCGCGCCTCTGCTGCCACAATCCGGCACACGTTTCATCGCTTCGCAGCAGGTCCTGGAGAGGTCACCTGCGGATCTGAATTTGACGACTGCCGCTGGTTTCCCCGCCGGTGCAGAGCCTGCCAGCGCTACCCGCCTGCGCCTTTGGAAAGTCGACCAGGGAACCGACGAAACCGGTTACGATAACCTGTATCTGCGCCTCTCCTCTCCTGCCTCCCAATGGCTGCGGGAAGGGGACCCTTCCGGCCAGGACCTGACCGATGAAGACCTGCTGAAACCCTTCCACGGTTTCTTCCTGGTCCAGCCTGAGTGA
- a CDS encoding PEP-CTERM sorting domain-containing protein has product MKRPLLHRLVLPLAAMAAWVAIPRADASTIFWESGFVDGDFLLYDAAGQPLGGEFSFEIGSFDNGFVPTAENLNDWAANWKVFDRAFDATPNDPDDGDPDGWSAGNGFFTRTVEHTADEGSSSPYADPADTFQQGETVYLWVYNTKDRITTTEWALVTDGDNVVEDADNWVFPDPADPVDVSYTWQLDDADVALHGSLNGTTGGGQAYTLQTSLVPVPEPGSFLLVAMTGLGVLLSRRRPRHSAPAH; this is encoded by the coding sequence ATGAAACGCCCCCTCCTTCATCGTCTTGTTCTTCCCCTGGCTGCGATGGCCGCCTGGGTGGCCATCCCACGAGCGGATGCCAGCACCATCTTTTGGGAGAGCGGTTTCGTCGATGGAGATTTCCTTCTTTACGATGCGGCTGGGCAGCCCCTGGGCGGAGAGTTTTCTTTTGAAATTGGCTCCTTTGACAACGGCTTCGTGCCGACGGCTGAAAACCTCAATGACTGGGCGGCCAACTGGAAAGTCTTTGACCGGGCCTTCGATGCGACCCCGAATGATCCCGATGATGGAGATCCGGATGGATGGAGCGCAGGCAATGGCTTTTTCACCCGCACGGTGGAGCATACTGCCGACGAAGGCTCCAGCTCACCCTATGCGGACCCGGCGGATACCTTTCAGCAAGGGGAAACCGTTTACCTGTGGGTGTATAACACCAAGGACCGCATCACGACAACGGAGTGGGCTTTGGTGACGGATGGAGACAATGTGGTGGAAGATGCGGACAACTGGGTGTTTCCAGATCCCGCAGATCCGGTCGATGTTTCTTATACCTGGCAGTTGGACGATGCGGATGTGGCTCTCCATGGCAGCCTAAATGGCACCACTGGCGGTGGCCAGGCCTATACTCTCCAGACCAGCCTGGTGCCTGTGCCTGAGCCTGGATCCTTCCTGCTAGTGGCGATGACCGGCCTGGGCGTGCTGCTGAGCCGCCGCCGCCCGCGCCATAGCGCGCCTGCCCATTGA